Proteins co-encoded in one Arachis hypogaea cultivar Tifrunner chromosome 13, arahy.Tifrunner.gnm2.J5K5, whole genome shotgun sequence genomic window:
- the LOC112733511 gene encoding mitochondrial arginine transporter BAC1 isoform X2 yields MEEISTSTTTSTSASGYKEYVAGLIAGVATVAIGHPFDTVKVKLQKHNTGQHVVRYRSGLHCTTRILKTEGGGVQSGEPQPQVIIPSAAYGGAIISFVLCPTELVKCRMQIQGTDSLVPKSSRYSSPLDCALKTVKSEGVTGIFRGGFTTLLRESIGNAVFFSTYEYVRYHLHSHAKAVRSNYNNLVDIGIGIITGGLGGVSFWLAVLPLDVAKTLIQTNPEKNCSRNPFQVLSLVYRSGGLKGCYTGLGPTVTRAFPANAAAIVTWELAMKMLGIRHD; encoded by the exons ATGGAGGAGATTTCAACTTCAACCACAACTTCAACTTCAGCTTCAGGGTACAAGGAATATGTGGCAGGTTTGATCGCTGGCGTTGCCACTGTTGCCATTGGCCATCCATTTGACACCGTCAag GTGAAACTGCAAAAGCACAACACAGGACAACATGTGGTTCGCTATAGAAGTGGATTGCATTGCACCACTAGGATATTGAAGACTGAAGGA GGAGGTGTTCAAAGTGGTGAACCGCAGCCTCAAGTGATAATACCATCTGCAGCTTATGGTGGTGCCATCATCAGTTTTGTGTTATGTCCGACGGAGCTGGTAAag TGTAGGATGCAGATTCAAGGGACTGACTCTTTGGTTCCGAAGTCCAGTAGATACAGTAGTCCTCTTGATTGTGCCCTTAAAACCGTGAAAAGTGAAGGG GTGACAGGAATTTTTCGTGGAGGCTTTACAACATTGCTTAGAGAATCAATAGGGAATGCTGTCTTTTTCAGCACATATGAATATGTACGCTATCACCTGCATTCACATGCCAAAGCTGTTCGTTCCAATTACAATAACCTGGTTGATATTGGAATTGGGATAATTACCGGAGGTCTTGGTGGTGTGTCT TTTTGGTTGGCGGTTCTGCCCCTTGATGTAGCAAAGACTTTAATTCAGACAAACCCGGAAAAAAACTGTTCACGAAATCCTTTTCAGGTGCTGAGTTTG gtTTACAGGAGCGGTGGATTGAAGGGGTGTTATACAGGTCTGGGGCCTACAGTAACCCGAGCATTTCCTGCTAATGCAGCAGCAATTGTGACCTGGGAGCTAGCAATGAAAATGTTAGGCATTAGGCACGACTGA
- the LOC112733511 gene encoding mitochondrial arginine transporter BAC1 isoform X1 has translation MEEISTSTTTSTSASGYKEYVAGLIAGVATVAIGHPFDTVKVKLQKHNTGQHVVRYRSGLHCTTRILKTEGIKGLYRGATSSFLGMAFESSLLFGIYSQTKLALQGGVQSGEPQPQVIIPSAAYGGAIISFVLCPTELVKCRMQIQGTDSLVPKSSRYSSPLDCALKTVKSEGVTGIFRGGFTTLLRESIGNAVFFSTYEYVRYHLHSHAKAVRSNYNNLVDIGIGIITGGLGGVSFWLAVLPLDVAKTLIQTNPEKNCSRNPFQVLSLVYRSGGLKGCYTGLGPTVTRAFPANAAAIVTWELAMKMLGIRHD, from the exons ATGGAGGAGATTTCAACTTCAACCACAACTTCAACTTCAGCTTCAGGGTACAAGGAATATGTGGCAGGTTTGATCGCTGGCGTTGCCACTGTTGCCATTGGCCATCCATTTGACACCGTCAag GTGAAACTGCAAAAGCACAACACAGGACAACATGTGGTTCGCTATAGAAGTGGATTGCATTGCACCACTAGGATATTGAAGACTGAAGGA ATCAAAGGACTATATAGAGGAGCAACATCATCTTTTCTCGGGATGGCTTTTGAAAGTTCACTTCTTTTTGGCATATATTCCCAGACAAAATTGGCCCTTCAG GGAGGTGTTCAAAGTGGTGAACCGCAGCCTCAAGTGATAATACCATCTGCAGCTTATGGTGGTGCCATCATCAGTTTTGTGTTATGTCCGACGGAGCTGGTAAag TGTAGGATGCAGATTCAAGGGACTGACTCTTTGGTTCCGAAGTCCAGTAGATACAGTAGTCCTCTTGATTGTGCCCTTAAAACCGTGAAAAGTGAAGGG GTGACAGGAATTTTTCGTGGAGGCTTTACAACATTGCTTAGAGAATCAATAGGGAATGCTGTCTTTTTCAGCACATATGAATATGTACGCTATCACCTGCATTCACATGCCAAAGCTGTTCGTTCCAATTACAATAACCTGGTTGATATTGGAATTGGGATAATTACCGGAGGTCTTGGTGGTGTGTCT TTTTGGTTGGCGGTTCTGCCCCTTGATGTAGCAAAGACTTTAATTCAGACAAACCCGGAAAAAAACTGTTCACGAAATCCTTTTCAGGTGCTGAGTTTG gtTTACAGGAGCGGTGGATTGAAGGGGTGTTATACAGGTCTGGGGCCTACAGTAACCCGAGCATTTCCTGCTAATGCAGCAGCAATTGTGACCTGGGAGCTAGCAATGAAAATGTTAGGCATTAGGCACGACTGA
- the LOC112733512 gene encoding putative E3 ubiquitin-protein ligase RING1a isoform X2, with protein MPAQKRLHGSLEEHEDALRANSVEKQEDEVESDRSNSLSNGDKEEYVVIKLADVRKEVQCPICLGIIRKTRTVMECLHRFCRECIDKSMRLGNNECPACRTHCASRRSLRDDPNYDALIAALYPDIDKYEEEELALHEDEVTHNKQIQASIAQTLRRQTEALGKKRNAKSAAVAFVRRSQGNYRTSNMRRRKRFRNAGEQEVSDDNEGVNDNEGGKGSSSCDEQTENRPKRCKRGGETQFPQHSASTEADVAGEENTPEGDRDVITSSGSTLAWGKNGQRSHTRGNGKNSANGKNSKNSRISKLVDRLHSSEENDDRSDIFLVVVSMDKQRGPNLQEPYLQCKPTLSVSSLSKYVAVKTAQQPDDVELCLVEEPGEPQVNIIRGERTVDPKKDKVRALGEQETLAELKSCNLIRGYLLMAYKRKL; from the exons ATGCCAGCACAGAAGCGGTTGCATGGGTCTCTGGAGGAGCACGAGGATGCTCTGCGCGCCAACAGCGTcgagaagcaagaagatgaagTCG AATCCGATCGAAGCAACTCTTTGAGCAACGGCGACAAGGAGGA ATATGTGGTTATAAAATTGGCAGATGTACGCAAGGAAGTTCAGTGCCCCATCTGCCTAG GCATCATTCGGAAAACAAGAACTGTAATGGAATGCCTGCATCGCTTTTGCAGAGAGTGCATAGACAAATCTATGCGTCTTGG TAACAATGAATGCCCCGCTTGCCGTACACATTGTGCTAGCCGACGCTCACTCAGGGATGATCCAAATTATGATGCCTTGATTGCTGCTCTCTATCCAGATATTGATAAGTATGAGGAGGAG GAATTGGCATTACATGAAGACGAGGTGACTCACAATAAACAG aTTCAAGCTTCCATTGCTCAGACTCTTAGACGACAGACAGAAGCATTGGGTAAGAAACGGAATGCTAAATCAGCAGCAGTGGCTTTTGTAAGGAGGTCACAAGGTAACTATCGAACCTCAAATATGAGGAGAAGAAAACGCTTCAGAAATGCAGGTGAACAAGAAGTATCCGATGACAATGAGGGTGTGAATGATAATGAAGGGGGGAAGGGCTCATCTTCCTGTGATGAGCAGACTGAAAACAGACCAAAAAGATGCAAAAGAGGCGGAGAAACACAGTTTCCTCAGCATTCTGCCTCTACTGAGGCTGATGTAGCCGGAGAGGAAAATACTCCTGAAGGGGATAGAGATGTCATAACTTCATCTGGTAGTACACTTGCCTGGGGGAAGAATGGACAGCGGAGTCACACCCGAGGAAATGGCAAGAATTCTGCCAATGGGAAAAATTCCAAAAACAGTCGCATCTCCAAGTTGGTTGATCGTCTTCACAGCTCTGAAGAAAATGATGACAGG TCGGATATCTTTCTTGTGGTTGTCTCTATGGATAAACAAAGAGGACCAAATTTGCAGGAGCCATACCTTCAGTGCAAGCCTACATTGTCAGTCAGTTCACTGAGCAAG TATGTTGCAGTTAAGACTGCACAGCAGCCAGATGATGTTGAGTTATGCTTGGTAGAAGAGCCGGGAGAGCCGCAAGTCAATATTATAAGAGGTGAAAGAACAGTTGATCCAAAAAAAGATAAGGTACGTGCTCTAGGAGAACAAGAAACGTTGGCTGAACTGAAAAGTTGTAACCTCATCCGTGGTTATCTG CTCATGGCTTATAAGAGGAAGTTGTAG
- the LOC112733512 gene encoding putative E3 ubiquitin-protein ligase RING1a isoform X1 yields MPAQKRLHGSLEEHEDALRANSVEKQEDEVESDRSNSLSNGDKEEYVVIKLADVRKEVQCPICLGIIRKTRTVMECLHRFCRECIDKSMRLGNNECPACRTHCASRRSLRDDPNYDALIAALYPDIDKYEEEELALHEDEVTHNKQKIQASIAQTLRRQTEALGKKRNAKSAAVAFVRRSQGNYRTSNMRRRKRFRNAGEQEVSDDNEGVNDNEGGKGSSSCDEQTENRPKRCKRGGETQFPQHSASTEADVAGEENTPEGDRDVITSSGSTLAWGKNGQRSHTRGNGKNSANGKNSKNSRISKLVDRLHSSEENDDRSDIFLVVVSMDKQRGPNLQEPYLQCKPTLSVSSLSKYVAVKTAQQPDDVELCLVEEPGEPQVNIIRGERTVDPKKDKVRALGEQETLAELKSCNLIRGYLLMAYKRKL; encoded by the exons ATGCCAGCACAGAAGCGGTTGCATGGGTCTCTGGAGGAGCACGAGGATGCTCTGCGCGCCAACAGCGTcgagaagcaagaagatgaagTCG AATCCGATCGAAGCAACTCTTTGAGCAACGGCGACAAGGAGGA ATATGTGGTTATAAAATTGGCAGATGTACGCAAGGAAGTTCAGTGCCCCATCTGCCTAG GCATCATTCGGAAAACAAGAACTGTAATGGAATGCCTGCATCGCTTTTGCAGAGAGTGCATAGACAAATCTATGCGTCTTGG TAACAATGAATGCCCCGCTTGCCGTACACATTGTGCTAGCCGACGCTCACTCAGGGATGATCCAAATTATGATGCCTTGATTGCTGCTCTCTATCCAGATATTGATAAGTATGAGGAGGAG GAATTGGCATTACATGAAGACGAGGTGACTCACAATAAACAG aagaTTCAAGCTTCCATTGCTCAGACTCTTAGACGACAGACAGAAGCATTGGGTAAGAAACGGAATGCTAAATCAGCAGCAGTGGCTTTTGTAAGGAGGTCACAAGGTAACTATCGAACCTCAAATATGAGGAGAAGAAAACGCTTCAGAAATGCAGGTGAACAAGAAGTATCCGATGACAATGAGGGTGTGAATGATAATGAAGGGGGGAAGGGCTCATCTTCCTGTGATGAGCAGACTGAAAACAGACCAAAAAGATGCAAAAGAGGCGGAGAAACACAGTTTCCTCAGCATTCTGCCTCTACTGAGGCTGATGTAGCCGGAGAGGAAAATACTCCTGAAGGGGATAGAGATGTCATAACTTCATCTGGTAGTACACTTGCCTGGGGGAAGAATGGACAGCGGAGTCACACCCGAGGAAATGGCAAGAATTCTGCCAATGGGAAAAATTCCAAAAACAGTCGCATCTCCAAGTTGGTTGATCGTCTTCACAGCTCTGAAGAAAATGATGACAGG TCGGATATCTTTCTTGTGGTTGTCTCTATGGATAAACAAAGAGGACCAAATTTGCAGGAGCCATACCTTCAGTGCAAGCCTACATTGTCAGTCAGTTCACTGAGCAAG TATGTTGCAGTTAAGACTGCACAGCAGCCAGATGATGTTGAGTTATGCTTGGTAGAAGAGCCGGGAGAGCCGCAAGTCAATATTATAAGAGGTGAAAGAACAGTTGATCCAAAAAAAGATAAGGTACGTGCTCTAGGAGAACAAGAAACGTTGGCTGAACTGAAAAGTTGTAACCTCATCCGTGGTTATCTG CTCATGGCTTATAAGAGGAAGTTGTAG
- the LOC112733514 gene encoding uncharacterized protein — protein MKDMPFFLLKNSFGAKMKKGFRTLCNNDGSTSTLNQHNNISSPSKQSSPTLEDLILQLEMEEEMARKAKLNEYSSIRRGRMSCVNNSDILRSARNALNQYPRFSLDGRDAMYRSSFGTVEGRRSVCSERSLGGMLMEEEINDFEREMCLPTTVAGESVVWCKPGVVAKLMGLEAIPVPIGGSRRRTDDNKKREKNKLTMMSRRENLMRRRFERHHELERKIAMEMQQGYNGQHCIMKPVELEALAAGGPGIWQHRRYG, from the coding sequence atgAAGGACATGCCCTTCTTTCTCCTCAAGAACTCCTTTGGTGCCAAGATGAAGAAAGGTTTCAGAACCTTGTGCAACAACGACGGTTCCACCTCCACACTCAACCAACACAACAACATAAGCTCCCCTTCAAAGCAAAGCTCTCCAACACTGGAGGATCTGATACTGCAACTTGAAATGGAGGAAGAGATGGCGAGGAAGGCCAAGCTCAACGAATACAGTTCCATACGAAGGGGAAGGATGTCTTGTGTGAACAACAGCGACATCTTGAGGTCTGCGAGGAACGCGTTGAACCAGTATCCAAGGTTTTCGCTTGACGGTAGAGATGCTATGTACCGATCCTCTTTCGGAACAGTGGAAGGAAGAAGATCGGTTTGCAGCGAGAGGAGTTTAGGGGGAATGTTGATGGAAGAAGAGATCAATGATTTTGAAAGGGAGATGTGTTTGCCAACAACGGTGGCTGGAGAGAGTGTCGTGTGGTGCAAGCCAGGGGTTGTAGCGAAGTTAATGGGTTTGGAAGCAATACCGGTTCCAATTGGTGGAAGCAGAAGAAGAACGGACGATaataagaagagagaaaagaacaaGTTGACGATGATGAGTCGGAGGGAGAATCTAATGAGGAGAAGATTCGAGAGGCATCATGAGTTGGAGAGAAAGATAGCAATGGAGATGCAGCAGGGGTATAATGGGCAACATTGTATTATGAAACCAGTTGAGTTAGAAGCACTGGCCGCCGGGGGTCCTGGAATTTGGCAGCACCGCAGATATGGTTag
- the LOC112733517 gene encoding dormancy-associated protein 1 produces the protein MVLLEKLWDDVVAGPQPDRGLGKLRKITTSQPLNIKAITSETDNKYQRSMSMPATPTTPGTPTTPLSATPRKPDNVWRSVFHPGSNSATKTIGSDYFDKPLPNSPTVYDWLYSGETRSKHR, from the exons ATGGTTCTGTTAGAGAAGCTGTGGGATGACGTGGTGGCAGGGCCGCAACCAGATCGCGGGCTGGGGAAGCTGAGGAAGATCACCACCTCCCAGCCCTTGAACATCAAAGCCATAACATCTGAAACTGATAACAAGTACCAGAGATCCATGTCTATGCCCGCCACACCTACAACCCCTGGGACCCCAACAACACCGCTCTCTGCCACGCCGCGTAAACCTGACAACGTTTGGAGGAGCGTCTTCCATCCTGGCAGCAACTCCGCCACTAAGACCATCGGTTCTGATTACTTTGACAAACCACTCCCCAATTCTCCTACTGTCTATGACTG GCTCTACAGTGGTGAGACAAGGAGCAAGCACCGCTAA